One region of Yersinia bercovieri ATCC 43970 genomic DNA includes:
- a CDS encoding succinylglutamate desuccinylase/aspartoacylase family protein — protein MKINHHKLPEHALSGQRQLTSFHFGQPDLGEKIYLQAGLHADELPGMLVLHYLKRLLSQAERRGDIQSEIVIVPLANPAGSAQLLLNCGIGRFDLVSGRNFNRDFPDLARLAQPRLSAALLDSDNSPGEQKSLRQQIRRAMVEALHELPAPSEVAAIRQQLLQLACDADLVLDLHCDDRAILHLYADPAWREQVETLAQFLAIDTVLLSQDSGGGSFDEACGLPWHRLAAHYPHLSLAPACMAVTVELRGQQDVSHAVASADAEAIYHYLQHRGALAGPAPVRPQREIVMLPFSAGEIVSAPASGILLLLRQPGEWVGKGEVVAEIIDPITDTVKAVRAQAGGIIYASRRAPFVTLGAEVMKIAGKVPYEGGGEVAQ, from the coding sequence ATGAAAATCAATCATCATAAGTTACCTGAACATGCCCTGAGTGGGCAGCGGCAATTAACCAGTTTTCATTTCGGCCAGCCGGATCTTGGCGAAAAAATTTACCTGCAAGCGGGTCTCCATGCCGATGAGCTGCCCGGCATGCTGGTGTTGCACTATCTTAAAAGATTACTGAGTCAGGCGGAACGGCGCGGTGATATTCAGAGTGAAATTGTTATTGTGCCGCTGGCAAACCCGGCGGGTAGCGCGCAGCTGCTGTTGAACTGCGGCATCGGCCGTTTCGATCTGGTGAGTGGTCGCAACTTCAACCGCGATTTTCCTGATCTGGCCCGACTGGCGCAACCCCGGTTGAGTGCGGCCCTATTGGACAGTGATAACAGTCCGGGCGAGCAAAAGTCTCTGCGGCAACAGATCCGCCGCGCCATGGTTGAGGCACTGCATGAGCTGCCTGCACCCAGTGAAGTGGCCGCCATCCGTCAACAGTTGTTGCAGTTGGCCTGTGATGCTGATCTGGTGCTTGATCTCCATTGTGACGACCGCGCCATTTTGCACCTATACGCCGATCCCGCCTGGCGTGAGCAGGTGGAGACACTGGCGCAATTTTTGGCTATCGACACCGTGCTGCTGTCACAAGATAGCGGTGGCGGCTCCTTTGATGAAGCTTGCGGCCTGCCGTGGCATCGGCTGGCGGCGCACTATCCGCATCTCAGCCTGGCACCGGCTTGCATGGCGGTCACCGTGGAGCTGCGCGGCCAGCAGGATGTCAGCCACGCAGTGGCGAGTGCCGATGCCGAAGCTATTTACCACTACTTGCAGCACCGTGGCGCGCTTGCCGGGCCAGCGCCAGTCAGGCCGCAGCGGGAAATCGTGATGTTGCCGTTCAGTGCCGGCGAGATAGTCAGCGCGCCGGCCAGCGGCATTCTGCTGCTGTTGCGTCAACCGGGTGAATGGGTCGGCAAGGGGGAGGTGGTGGCTGAAATCATTGACCCGATCACCGACACTGTAAAAGCGGTCCGCGCCCAGGCGGGCGGGATCATCTACGCCAGCCGACGCGCCCCCTTTGTGACCCTTGGCGCAGAGGTGATGAAAATCGCCGGAAAAGTGCCCTATGAGGGTGGCGGGGAGGTAGCGCAGTAG
- the yghU gene encoding glutathione-dependent disulfide-bond oxidoreductase has translation MKDNEYQPPKVWRENSESGGVWSKINRPTAGARYEATLPVGKHPLQLYSMATPNGQKVTILLEELLALGEQGAEYDAHLIRISEGDQFSSGFVAVNPNSKIPALMDHSTSTPIRVFESGAILLYLADKFGHFLPKSPAGRTEALNWLFWLQGAAPYLGGGFGHFYHYAPVKIEYAIDRFTMEAKRQLDLLNTLLKEREYIAGDEYSIADIAIWPWYGNLVLGLQYEAGEFLDVKSYTHLLRWTENIAKRPAVQRGRIVNRTWGEPEEQLPERHDASDFDHLK, from the coding sequence ATGAAAGATAACGAATACCAGCCCCCGAAGGTCTGGCGTGAGAACAGTGAAAGCGGCGGTGTATGGTCGAAAATCAACCGACCTACCGCCGGCGCCCGCTATGAAGCCACCCTGCCGGTGGGTAAGCATCCGCTCCAGCTCTACTCGATGGCAACACCCAATGGGCAGAAGGTGACTATCCTGCTGGAGGAGCTGCTAGCGCTCGGTGAGCAAGGGGCGGAATATGACGCACACCTCATCCGCATTAGTGAAGGCGATCAGTTCTCCAGTGGCTTTGTGGCGGTCAATCCCAACTCAAAAATCCCGGCGCTGATGGACCACTCAACATCCACGCCAATCAGGGTATTTGAGTCCGGGGCCATTTTGCTCTATCTGGCTGACAAATTTGGTCATTTCCTGCCGAAATCCCCGGCGGGCAGAACCGAAGCACTGAATTGGCTGTTTTGGTTACAGGGGGCGGCCCCCTATTTAGGCGGTGGTTTTGGCCATTTTTATCACTATGCGCCGGTGAAGATTGAGTACGCCATCGACCGCTTCACCATGGAAGCCAAGCGCCAGCTCGATCTGCTCAATACCCTGCTCAAAGAGCGTGAGTATATTGCCGGTGATGAGTACTCCATTGCCGATATCGCCATCTGGCCTTGGTATGGCAACCTGGTGCTGGGTCTGCAATATGAAGCTGGGGAGTTTTTAGATGTGAAATCCTACACTCACCTGCTGCGCTGGACCGAAAATATCGCCAAACGGCCGGCGGTGCAGCGCGGGCGCATTGTTAACCGCACCTGGGGCGAGCCGGAAGAGCAGTTACCGGAGCGCCACGACGCATCAGACTTTGATCATTTGAAGTAA
- a CDS encoding transcriptional regulator, with the protein MLQPVQLFKLLADETRSTIVMLLRESGEMCVCDICAATAESQPKISRHMALLREAELVIDRREGKWVHYRLSPHMPAWAAGIIDTAWNCERENIRNKLSSVASASC; encoded by the coding sequence ATGCTACAGCCTGTTCAGCTTTTTAAACTGCTCGCCGACGAAACCCGTTCGACTATCGTGATGCTTCTCAGGGAGTCCGGTGAGATGTGCGTCTGTGACATCTGTGCGGCAACCGCAGAATCTCAGCCAAAAATATCACGACATATGGCACTGTTACGCGAAGCAGAACTGGTCATCGACCGCCGCGAAGGAAAATGGGTGCATTACCGACTGTCGCCACACATGCCTGCATGGGCTGCGGGTATTATTGATACAGCCTGGAATTGTGAACGAGAAAACATACGCAACAAGCTTAGTAGCGTGGCATCTGCCTCCTGCTGA
- a CDS encoding DnaJ family molecular chaperone has product MKKIIKRLEIIKSAIELEDDDIVRQQLPYLKSEAEDVALGFIVMAIEQGKFHDALQAISAWLNNKQGVTQWQDLELAACKLELKALEEQLRELIDKRNERIQLLDDFNDLYHVRLGPITKQILNLRKQLAESTLRKAEAEARRKERDYRHCQHYIAQAIDELAALKQRWLSLSTVSNETIELRQQIHQKTELVTSLLSEIQQFENSCYTHNTESTRRAREEAKEKYESYQEQQYSAEQRHDSDRKLSDDQRLELKRLWRQASRLCHPDLVADEFKENAHQLMVELNQARQRGDFTAIHTLLGSLKQGLEPLMASDCIDDVERLRRKINEVRDQIDAMLRELDELEGQESWRLVTCHANKDEWFKSQEKVLSKILNSLERQLEAATSEVLHESA; this is encoded by the coding sequence ATGAAAAAAATCATTAAGCGGCTGGAGATCATTAAAAGCGCCATTGAGCTTGAAGATGATGATATTGTCCGCCAGCAACTTCCCTACCTTAAAAGTGAAGCTGAAGATGTCGCGTTGGGGTTTATCGTCATGGCGATTGAACAGGGGAAATTTCACGATGCGCTGCAAGCGATTTCGGCGTGGCTGAACAATAAACAGGGGGTCACGCAGTGGCAGGATCTTGAATTAGCCGCCTGTAAACTGGAGCTAAAAGCGCTGGAGGAGCAGTTACGCGAGTTAATCGATAAACGTAACGAGCGCATCCAGTTGCTCGATGATTTTAACGATCTCTACCATGTGCGTCTTGGCCCAATAACGAAGCAGATCCTCAATTTACGCAAGCAGTTAGCGGAAAGTACCCTGCGCAAAGCTGAGGCCGAAGCCCGCCGCAAAGAGCGCGACTATCGTCACTGCCAGCACTATATTGCGCAGGCCATTGATGAGTTGGCGGCGTTAAAGCAGCGCTGGTTATCGCTCTCCACTGTTTCCAATGAAACCATCGAGCTACGTCAGCAGATCCACCAAAAAACAGAGTTGGTGACCTCTCTGCTGAGCGAAATCCAACAGTTTGAAAACAGTTGCTATACCCATAATACCGAATCAACCCGCAGAGCCCGTGAAGAGGCGAAAGAGAAGTACGAAAGCTATCAGGAGCAGCAATATAGTGCTGAGCAGCGCCATGACAGTGATCGAAAACTCTCAGATGATCAGCGTCTGGAGCTAAAACGCTTGTGGCGGCAAGCCAGTCGGCTATGCCACCCAGATTTAGTGGCGGATGAATTTAAAGAAAATGCCCATCAACTGATGGTTGAGCTTAATCAAGCTCGCCAACGAGGCGATTTCACGGCGATCCACACTCTGCTGGGGAGTTTAAAGCAAGGGCTGGAGCCGTTGATGGCGAGTGATTGCATTGATGATGTGGAGCGACTTCGCCGCAAAATCAATGAAGTTAGAGACCAAATTGATGCCATGTTGCGCGAACTGGATGAGCTGGAAGGTCAGGAGTCCTGGCGGCTGGTCACCTGCCACGCCAATAAAGATGAGTGGTTCAAATCACAAGAGAAGGTGTTATCCAAGATCCTCAACAGTCTGGAGCGGCAACTGGAAGCCGCCACATCAGAGGTGTTGCATGAGAGTGCATAA
- a CDS encoding MFS transporter has translation MSAHTAVPYSRHLFHYAPFRNLFFARLLTVLGNGIAPIALAFAVLDIGGSATDLGLVVAARSIFNVAFLLIGGVLADRYSRSIVLLSSSTIAALSQGVVAWLVLDGTATIIGLAVLGTINGAAAGIALPASSAMVPQTVPAYHLRAANAFIQVGIYAGTIMGASLGGILTSTIGPGWGLAVDALGFAAAAPLYFFIRINPALAVESNRHILQDLRDGWREFIAHSWVWSIVAQFTIVNAAFSGVVMILGPIVADASFGRVGWGAMVAAQSIGLITGSFIALRWRPRRDLFIGVMLVSLCAIPIILLSMISSTAILMAGFFIAGVGFGQFGVVWANALQTHIPADKLARVYAYDALGSFIAIPVGELAAGPLAMRYGSSTVLFASAVAVIIATIAASLTPSIRALDNTAKPISSGVDSGS, from the coding sequence GTGAGTGCGCATACCGCCGTCCCATATTCCCGACATCTGTTTCACTATGCACCGTTTAGAAACTTATTTTTTGCTCGGCTGCTCACCGTATTAGGCAATGGAATTGCCCCTATTGCATTAGCTTTCGCGGTGTTGGATATCGGCGGCTCCGCAACTGATCTAGGTCTGGTTGTTGCTGCGCGCTCTATTTTCAATGTCGCTTTCTTATTGATCGGCGGGGTACTTGCCGATCGTTATTCCCGCAGTATTGTTCTACTCTCTTCATCTACTATTGCCGCCTTATCTCAAGGGGTGGTGGCCTGGTTAGTGCTGGATGGCACCGCAACCATCATCGGGTTGGCGGTACTTGGCACCATTAATGGTGCCGCTGCGGGCATCGCACTGCCGGCATCGTCGGCCATGGTGCCACAAACCGTACCGGCATATCACCTCCGGGCAGCAAACGCTTTTATCCAAGTGGGCATCTATGCCGGCACCATCATGGGGGCCTCTCTGGGTGGCATTTTGACCAGTACCATTGGGCCTGGCTGGGGCTTAGCGGTTGACGCCTTAGGATTTGCCGCCGCCGCACCGCTATATTTCTTCATCCGTATTAATCCCGCACTCGCTGTGGAGTCGAACCGCCATATCTTGCAGGATCTGCGTGATGGTTGGAGAGAGTTCATTGCTCACTCATGGGTTTGGTCTATCGTTGCCCAGTTCACCATTGTTAATGCCGCGTTCAGTGGCGTGGTCATGATCCTTGGCCCGATAGTGGCTGATGCCTCATTCGGCCGGGTAGGTTGGGGCGCTATGGTTGCTGCACAAAGTATTGGTCTCATTACGGGTTCTTTTATTGCGCTCCGCTGGCGTCCACGACGCGATCTATTTATTGGGGTCATGCTGGTTTCGCTTTGTGCTATTCCCATTATTCTCCTCAGCATGATTTCATCGACGGCGATCCTGATGGCGGGATTTTTTATTGCGGGTGTCGGCTTTGGCCAATTCGGCGTGGTGTGGGCGAATGCTCTGCAAACCCATATTCCTGCCGACAAACTTGCGCGAGTATATGCCTATGATGCTTTGGGCTCATTTATCGCCATTCCGGTCGGGGAACTGGCTGCAGGTCCGCTGGCGATGCGCTACGGCAGTTCGACCGTCCTATTCGCCTCAGCAGTGGCGGTGATTATTGCGACTATCGCCGCGTCGCTGACACCATCCATTAGGGCGTTGGATAATACGGCCAAACCGATCAGTTCAGGAGTGGATAGCGGCAGTTGA
- a CDS encoding Lrp/AsnC family transcriptional regulator, with amino-acid sequence MEKKARLDRIDKKILEILSQDGRISYQKLSEQVNLTARPCLERVRLLERAGIIRGYSAIIALPEPEHTFVIQAQIALADHGQSQGAFEQEVRKTPEVLDCWLVGGSFDFLVRIGCRNMEHYRLLADNWLTSKKFRVDRIVTLTELQVIK; translated from the coding sequence GTGGAAAAGAAAGCCCGACTTGACCGAATTGACAAAAAAATCCTTGAAATACTGAGCCAGGATGGCCGCATCTCTTATCAGAAGCTGTCTGAGCAGGTCAATCTGACTGCGCGCCCTTGTCTGGAGCGGGTTCGGCTACTGGAGCGTGCCGGTATTATTCGCGGCTACAGCGCCATTATTGCGCTGCCGGAGCCAGAGCATACTTTTGTCATTCAGGCGCAAATCGCCCTGGCTGACCATGGTCAATCGCAAGGGGCGTTCGAACAAGAAGTGCGCAAAACGCCGGAAGTTCTGGATTGCTGGCTGGTCGGCGGCAGCTTTGATTTTCTGGTGCGCATTGGTTGCCGCAACATGGAGCATTACCGCTTACTGGCCGATAACTGGCTGACCAGTAAGAAATTTCGGGTCGATAGAATCGTCACCCTGACCGAGTTACAAGTGATCAAATAA
- a CDS encoding glycoside hydrolase family 18 protein encodes MTNITKPDQATDHSYVIDGFIPTTETQKLSYTSARVVNPLYNHYATQGKPKVFGYYTDWSQYDGRLEDINCPPASRGRGVDLALLDPMAFDKIIIGFVGILGDQGDKSREISAAAPQFARSKLGEVTFLDPWGDCQSARNNGFDGWADIQLPRDFYQDKVRGVLGGLRDKQAAAQRAGHNLILSFSIGGWTMSDGFYHTARDPLKRANFCASVVDLLHRFDMFSELDLDWEYPGAPGNGNSYGPDDWQYYKLLVQDLKAALTNSGLGQVKISIATSADPMVMALAHIPELISAGVEGINLMTYDFFGTPWAAKLNHHSNLYSTTETAFSVDAAVNYLLDLGVNSANINIGYAGYTRNGHNATIESESPLSGHYIPQPEVGTTTGSFESGTSEWFDILYNYLDLNGKAGKNGFSLYTDEKADADYLYSPQSHLFMSLDTPRSAKAKGAYALSKGLGGVFTWTIDQDNGLLVNAVREGLGCHVTTQVVDMQPFYFKGVNVGPSPIDKPPVAVITGPDNPVTPGEPLTYSGAKSFDPEGQALTYHWSASKGLEVIDGMNNVTIQLRVPASNPAATYTISLTVSDGKQSNSKESLIQVAGGQNLPPVVVITGPTQVNSGAVATLSGSQSHDPEGFALSYFWAVPQGVKVDSLNHGVINFTAPTVNSDTPLIFKLTATDILGLSASQSHSILVKAADAAPLWSATQSYNTGDKVSWNGYNWEAKWWNQGVEPGSEERPGGGAYPWQQLGEIGRNSATPTASHCYRRIDRNPGRARR; translated from the coding sequence ATGACTAATATTACCAAACCGGATCAAGCCACCGATCACTCTTATGTTATTGATGGCTTTATTCCGACAACAGAAACACAGAAACTGAGTTATACCTCCGCGCGGGTAGTTAACCCGCTCTATAATCACTATGCGACTCAGGGTAAACCAAAAGTATTTGGTTACTATACCGATTGGTCACAATATGACGGACGATTGGAAGATATTAATTGCCCGCCCGCTTCCCGTGGACGCGGGGTCGATTTAGCACTATTGGACCCAATGGCATTCGATAAAATTATTATCGGCTTTGTGGGGATTCTGGGTGATCAGGGCGACAAATCGCGGGAGATCTCTGCCGCAGCGCCGCAATTTGCCCGCTCCAAATTAGGTGAGGTGACCTTCCTTGACCCTTGGGGCGATTGCCAATCTGCCAGAAACAATGGTTTTGACGGTTGGGCCGACATTCAGCTACCGCGTGATTTTTATCAGGACAAAGTCAGAGGCGTATTAGGCGGGTTACGTGATAAACAAGCCGCCGCGCAACGGGCGGGTCATAACCTGATTCTATCATTCAGTATTGGTGGCTGGACCATGAGTGATGGTTTCTACCACACGGCTCGCGATCCGCTGAAACGCGCTAATTTCTGTGCCAGCGTGGTGGATCTACTCCACCGTTTTGACATGTTCTCGGAGCTGGATCTGGATTGGGAATATCCCGGCGCTCCGGGTAACGGCAATAGCTATGGGCCGGACGATTGGCAATACTACAAATTGTTAGTGCAAGATCTGAAAGCCGCGCTGACGAATTCTGGGCTAGGTCAGGTGAAAATCAGCATCGCGACCTCAGCCGACCCGATGGTGATGGCGCTAGCACATATACCGGAACTGATCAGCGCCGGAGTGGAAGGCATCAACCTGATGACCTACGATTTCTTCGGCACCCCTTGGGCGGCAAAACTGAATCACCATAGCAATTTGTACAGCACCACGGAAACGGCATTTAGCGTCGATGCCGCCGTCAATTACCTGTTAGATCTTGGGGTTAACTCGGCCAATATTAATATTGGTTATGCGGGTTACACCCGTAATGGTCATAATGCGACCATTGAGAGTGAATCCCCGTTAAGTGGTCATTATATTCCGCAGCCTGAAGTGGGCACCACGACCGGTAGCTTTGAGTCTGGGACATCCGAATGGTTTGATATTCTCTATAACTATTTGGATCTCAATGGGAAAGCAGGTAAGAACGGCTTTTCGCTGTATACCGATGAAAAAGCTGACGCAGACTATTTGTACAGTCCACAGTCTCATCTCTTTATGTCGCTGGATACTCCACGCAGCGCAAAAGCCAAGGGAGCCTACGCCTTGAGCAAAGGGCTGGGCGGGGTATTTACCTGGACCATCGACCAGGACAATGGCCTGTTAGTCAATGCGGTGCGGGAAGGATTGGGCTGCCATGTCACCACTCAGGTTGTCGATATGCAACCCTTCTACTTTAAGGGGGTGAATGTCGGGCCATCGCCGATTGATAAACCGCCGGTCGCGGTGATTACTGGCCCCGATAACCCGGTAACACCCGGCGAGCCACTGACCTATAGCGGCGCGAAATCCTTTGATCCCGAAGGCCAGGCGTTGACTTATCACTGGAGTGCCTCGAAAGGGCTAGAAGTGATTGATGGCATGAATAATGTCACCATTCAACTTCGCGTGCCAGCCAGCAATCCGGCAGCGACCTATACCATATCGTTGACCGTTTCTGATGGTAAACAGAGCAACAGCAAAGAGTCTCTCATTCAGGTGGCGGGGGGGCAGAACTTGCCGCCAGTGGTGGTGATTACTGGGCCAACGCAGGTGAACAGCGGGGCGGTAGCCACCCTTTCCGGCAGCCAATCACATGATCCCGAAGGCTTTGCGCTAAGTTATTTCTGGGCGGTGCCTCAGGGGGTGAAGGTTGATTCACTGAACCATGGGGTGATCAATTTTACTGCCCCCACGGTGAACAGTGATACTCCGCTGATCTTTAAGCTCACAGCAACGGATATTCTTGGTCTGAGCGCTAGCCAATCACATAGCATCTTGGTGAAAGCTGCCGATGCCGCCCCGCTCTGGAGTGCGACACAGAGTTACAATACCGGTGATAAAGTCTCTTGGAATGGCTACAACTGGGAAGCTAAATGGTGGAATCAAGGTGTGGAGCCGGGCAGCGAAGAGCGTCCGGGAGGAGGTGCTTACCCATGGCAGCAACTCGGAGAGATTGGGCGTAATTCTGCCACACCGACGGCCTCTCACTGTTATCGACGAATTGATCGTAATCCTGGTCGTGCTCGTCGCTAA
- a CDS encoding ABC transporter permease yields MNLQTMLEAAPTFLFSDGSDTTGLAMTAKLFLLSVLPGMLLALLMAVGQAFGPRPLSWLIRSISYFFRSTPLYLQLMLIYYGLSQFDIVQLGWQEDQPFWLLFRDATFCATLALVLNTSAYVAELLAGMMVTFPRQEWVAGEAFGMSQWQIIRRLVLPATLRRGIPALNNEMVFLLHATSLASTVTLLDITGVARSFYASTYSPFIPFLMAAALYLLCTFMLIFLFSRAERRWLAFARHD; encoded by the coding sequence ATGAACCTGCAAACCATGCTGGAAGCCGCGCCCACCTTTTTGTTCAGCGACGGTTCGGATACGACCGGGCTGGCGATGACCGCCAAACTGTTTTTACTGTCGGTGCTGCCGGGTATGTTGCTGGCGCTACTGATGGCGGTCGGGCAGGCGTTTGGCCCTCGGCCGCTATCCTGGCTTATCCGCAGCATCAGCTACTTCTTTCGCAGCACGCCGCTCTATCTGCAATTAATGCTGATCTACTATGGCCTGTCGCAATTTGACATCGTGCAGTTGGGTTGGCAGGAGGATCAACCGTTCTGGTTGCTGTTCCGTGATGCCACCTTCTGCGCCACGCTGGCACTGGTGCTCAACACCAGCGCTTATGTCGCCGAACTGCTGGCGGGCATGATGGTGACCTTTCCGCGTCAGGAGTGGGTGGCGGGCGAGGCGTTCGGCATGAGTCAGTGGCAGATTATTCGTCGGCTGGTGCTGCCCGCCACACTGCGGCGCGGTATTCCGGCATTGAATAACGAGATGGTGTTTCTGCTACATGCCACCTCGCTGGCCAGCACCGTCACCTTGCTGGATATCACCGGTGTGGCGCGCTCTTTTTATGCCTCGACCTATTCGCCATTTATCCCCTTTCTGATGGCCGCGGCACTCTATCTGCTCTGTACCTTTATGCTGATCTTCCTATTTTCGCGGGCAGAACGGCGCTGGCTGGCCTTTGCCCGCCACGACTGA
- a CDS encoding ABC transporter permease → MVTDYLPLLAQGAGLSLCVMLLSLAVALTLGLINAVIKLFGPRWLRWLSTGYTTLVRGIPELVIMLLLFFGGEMVVNGLLGVFGLGPIRFNTFISGVLAIGIVFGAYYTETFRGAFQTVDRGQLEAAVAYGMRPAQVFRRIMLPQMLSFAIPGINNNWLGLMKASALISILGLEDMVWLAEQAGRATQKPFLFYFLVAIIYMVITALSSWGFSLLARRYALSTSTAARAQ, encoded by the coding sequence ATGGTCACAGACTATTTGCCACTACTGGCACAGGGGGCGGGGTTGTCGCTGTGTGTCATGCTGCTGTCATTAGCGGTAGCACTGACCCTCGGGCTGATAAATGCGGTGATCAAGCTGTTTGGCCCGCGCTGGCTACGTTGGCTCTCCACCGGTTACACCACCCTGGTGCGCGGCATTCCTGAACTGGTGATCATGCTGCTGCTGTTCTTTGGCGGTGAAATGGTGGTGAATGGCCTCCTCGGGGTATTTGGTTTGGGGCCGATTCGCTTCAACACCTTTATCTCTGGGGTGCTGGCGATTGGCATTGTGTTCGGCGCGTACTACACCGAAACTTTCCGTGGGGCGTTTCAAACGGTGGATCGCGGCCAGTTAGAGGCGGCGGTGGCCTATGGTATGCGTCCGGCACAGGTGTTTCGACGCATTATGTTGCCGCAAATGCTCAGTTTTGCTATTCCGGGCATCAATAATAACTGGCTGGGATTGATGAAGGCGTCAGCGCTGATCTCTATTTTGGGATTGGAAGATATGGTGTGGCTGGCGGAACAGGCGGGGCGAGCGACGCAAAAACCCTTCCTGTTCTACTTCCTGGTGGCGATAATTTATATGGTCATTACCGCGCTCTCCAGTTGGGGCTTTAGCCTGCTGGCGCGGCGCTATGCGCTATCAACCTCAACCGCTGCGAGGGCGCAGTGA
- a CDS encoding arsenic transporter — protein MLLAGAIFLFTLVLVIWQPRGLGIGWSASLGAGLALLTGVVHLGDIPVVWQIVWNATATFIAVIIISLLLDESGFFEWAALHVARWGNGRGRLLFTWIVLLGAMVAALFANDGAALILTPIVIAMLLALGFSKGSTLAFVMAAGFIADTASLPLIVSNLVNIVSADFFKLGFSEYAAVMVPVNLAAIATTLVMLHLFFRKDIPAVYDVALLKEPKDAIRDVNTFKTGWLVLILLLVGFFGLEPLGVPVSLVAAVGALLLFVVAKKGHAINTGKVLRGAPWQIVIFSLGMYLVVYGLRNAGLTHYLSSVLNQLAEQGLWAATLGTGFLTAFLSSVMNNMPTVLVGALSIEGSTATGVIKEAMIYANVIGSDLGPKITPIGSLATLLWLHVLSQKNIKITWGYYFRVGIVMTLPVLFVTLAALALRLTVSH, from the coding sequence ATGTTACTGGCTGGTGCTATCTTTTTATTCACGCTCGTCCTGGTTATCTGGCAACCCAGAGGGCTGGGGATTGGCTGGAGTGCCTCACTGGGCGCAGGTCTGGCATTGCTGACTGGCGTCGTTCATCTGGGGGATATTCCGGTGGTCTGGCAGATAGTGTGGAATGCGACCGCCACCTTTATTGCTGTGATTATCATCAGTCTTCTGCTCGATGAATCCGGCTTCTTTGAATGGGCCGCGCTGCACGTTGCCCGTTGGGGGAATGGCCGGGGGCGACTGCTCTTCACCTGGATCGTGCTGCTTGGCGCGATGGTCGCCGCACTGTTCGCCAACGACGGTGCCGCACTGATCCTGACGCCTATCGTTATCGCGATGCTGCTGGCGCTGGGATTCAGCAAGGGGTCAACCTTAGCGTTTGTCATGGCCGCTGGGTTTATCGCTGACACGGCAAGCCTGCCGCTGATTGTCTCAAACCTGGTAAACATTGTCTCGGCGGATTTCTTTAAGCTTGGTTTCTCCGAATATGCAGCCGTGATGGTGCCGGTAAACCTGGCGGCCATTGCGACGACGCTTGTGATGTTGCATCTGTTTTTCCGCAAGGACATTCCTGCCGTTTACGACGTTGCTCTGTTGAAAGAACCGAAAGACGCTATACGAGATGTGAATACCTTTAAAACCGGCTGGCTGGTTCTGATTTTACTTCTGGTGGGGTTCTTCGGACTGGAGCCGCTGGGCGTTCCTGTCAGTCTGGTCGCTGCTGTTGGTGCCCTGCTCCTGTTTGTGGTTGCGAAAAAAGGTCATGCCATTAATACCGGCAAGGTGTTGCGAGGTGCGCCATGGCAAATCGTTATCTTCTCGTTGGGGATGTATCTGGTGGTCTACGGCTTACGAAATGCCGGTCTGACCCATTATCTTTCATCCGTGCTGAATCAGCTGGCAGAGCAAGGATTATGGGCGGCAACGCTGGGTACTGGCTTCCTGACAGCCTTCCTGTCATCGGTGATGAACAATATGCCGACCGTGCTGGTTGGGGCGCTGTCGATTGAGGGCAGCACAGCGACTGGTGTTATCAAAGAAGCGATGATTTACGCCAACGTCATCGGTAGCGATCTGGGGCCTAAAATTACCCCTATCGGCAGCCTGGCAACCTTGCTTTGGCTGCATGTTCTTTCGCAGAAAAACATCAAAATCACCTGGGGATATTACTTCCGGGTGGGCATTGTTATGACACTCCCCGTGCTGTTTGTCACGCTGGCAGCACTGGCGCTGCGGTTGACTGTATCACACTAA